A genomic stretch from Porphyromonadaceae bacterium W3.11 includes:
- a CDS encoding membrane dipeptidase yields MISKREKLREIDFSLKSLEKEVVDHISEIAIDAPIIGISTNHNHVDENTLTDTYANCVRAAGGIPLIIPMGCDVHELLSSLRKCDGLIMSGGGDIHPLWLGDDPHYKVGKIDTLKDYYDLVLIKGALSLGMPILGICRGMQLLNVALGGTLIQDLPAERSDVDEHSQTATRYEVWQKAFILDEGRLKCILDNSDEVLINSFHHQAIKEVAPSGVISARAGDGTIEAIDFYPEHHAMGVQWHPEALACEGKTVHFNLFKHLVHESSLYSSARSLHSHILTLDSHVDTPSIAVRDETFDFMQYSRKALVDYPKMVAGQLDAVIMAAYVPQRGLTLEEHNTAYEKVLKMFDATEQMASESDGKVEVVKDIQHLMANKIQRKKSLLKAIENGYAIGDQLERLKEFKEKGVKYITLCHNGDNLICDSASRSQRTHGGLSPYGEEVVKEMNRLGITVDISHASDDTIMDVLNISTKPIIASHSSCRSLCSHPRNLPDELLRAIAEKGGVIQLCMYSGFVKEEAHTATVLDFVDHIEHAINVAGVNHVGIGTDFDGDGEVIGCRNTSAIIHITMELIRRGYSKSQIGKIWGANILRILE; encoded by the coding sequence ATGATATCCAAACGTGAGAAACTCAGGGAAATAGACTTTTCTCTAAAAAGTCTTGAAAAAGAGGTGGTCGATCATATTAGTGAGATCGCCATTGATGCCCCTATCATTGGGATTAGCACTAATCATAATCATGTCGATGAAAACACTCTTACGGACACCTATGCTAATTGCGTTCGGGCTGCTGGAGGGATCCCGCTAATTATACCAATGGGGTGTGATGTTCATGAACTACTATCATCATTACGCAAGTGTGACGGATTGATAATGTCAGGCGGAGGAGATATTCATCCGCTCTGGCTTGGGGATGACCCTCATTACAAGGTTGGAAAAATCGACACTCTCAAGGATTATTATGACCTTGTACTCATCAAGGGTGCCCTTAGCCTCGGGATGCCCATCCTTGGAATATGTCGAGGCATGCAATTACTCAATGTTGCATTAGGAGGCACGTTAATCCAAGATCTCCCCGCAGAACGTAGTGATGTCGATGAGCACTCTCAAACCGCAACACGGTATGAAGTGTGGCAGAAAGCCTTCATTCTGGACGAAGGGAGACTAAAATGCATTCTAGATAACTCTGATGAAGTCCTCATCAACTCCTTTCACCATCAAGCGATAAAAGAAGTAGCTCCTAGCGGTGTCATCTCGGCAAGAGCTGGAGATGGAACCATCGAAGCGATAGACTTTTATCCTGAACATCATGCTATGGGGGTCCAGTGGCACCCTGAGGCATTAGCTTGTGAAGGCAAAACGGTGCATTTTAATCTTTTCAAACACCTCGTCCATGAATCTTCACTCTACTCATCTGCACGCTCACTTCATAGTCACATATTGACTCTTGACTCGCATGTGGATACCCCGTCTATCGCTGTCCGTGACGAGACATTTGACTTCATGCAATACTCTCGAAAAGCATTAGTGGACTATCCCAAGATGGTGGCAGGGCAGCTTGATGCCGTAATCATGGCAGCATATGTTCCTCAAAGGGGACTCACCCTAGAAGAACATAACACAGCTTATGAGAAGGTTCTCAAAATGTTTGATGCCACTGAACAAATGGCGTCCGAGAGTGATGGCAAGGTGGAGGTCGTCAAGGATATTCAGCACCTCATGGCTAATAAGATCCAGCGAAAGAAGAGTCTCCTCAAAGCAATTGAAAATGGTTACGCCATTGGGGATCAGTTGGAACGTCTTAAGGAATTCAAAGAAAAGGGAGTGAAATACATCACTCTCTGCCATAATGGAGATAACCTCATCTGTGATTCAGCATCGAGGAGTCAGAGGACCCATGGCGGTCTGAGTCCTTATGGTGAAGAGGTCGTAAAAGAAATGAATAGATTGGGCATCACGGTAGATATTTCCCATGCTTCAGACGATACGATCATGGATGTATTGAATATCTCAACCAAACCTATTATAGCTAGTCATTCCAGCTGTAGAAGCTTGTGCTCTCATCCCCGCAATCTTCCAGACGAATTGCTGAGAGCAATTGCTGAAAAAGGCGGAGTCATTCAGCTCTGCATGTACTCAGGGTTTGTCAAAGAGGAAGCACACACAGCTACCGTGTTGGACTTTGTGGATCACATTGAACATGCCATCAATGTAGCAGGAGTTAATCACGTAGGTATTGGGACTGACTTTGATGGCGATGGAGAGGTGATTGGCTGCAGGAATACCTCAGCTATCATACATATCACGATGGAGTTAATAAGGAGGGGATATAGTAAAAGCCAAATTGGAAAAATTTGGGGAGCTAATATATTGAGAATATTGGAATAA
- a CDS encoding DUF1294 domain-containing protein has product MYDKLLYYLIIINLLTFIIFGVDKWRAKAGKWRISEINLLLLVVMGGGIGAVLGMRVWRHKTKHKKFTLGVPIILLIQVLVYILLQN; this is encoded by the coding sequence ATGTATGATAAGCTCCTATATTACTTGATCATTATCAATCTCCTCACTTTTATAATTTTTGGAGTGGATAAATGGAGAGCAAAAGCTGGGAAGTGGAGGATCTCAGAGATCAACCTACTTCTGCTAGTCGTTATGGGTGGTGGGATAGGTGCTGTACTAGGAATGAGGGTGTGGCGACACAAGACGAAGCATAAAAAGTTCACCTTAGGTGTCCCAATTATCCTCCTAATACAGGTCTTAGTATATATACTACTGCAAAACTAG
- the gltA gene encoding NADPH-dependent glutamate synthase translates to MDLITERRNEAWREELRQTLKTADRLKLTRVEMPALDGKYRATNHEEVSQGLTEEMAMAEARRCIDCPKPTCMEGCPVSIHIPTFVKNIERGEHLEAARVIRETSSLPGVCGRVCPQEKQCESKCMYTIKLKKPAVAIGFLERFASDYEREALTSGKAKEELEMAAPNGIKVAIAGSGPSGLSCAGDLAKLGYDVTVFEALHELGGVLRYGIPEFRLPNDIVDFEINKLKAMGIKFETNVIVGKTISQQDLEDEGFKAIFVASGAGLPRFMSIPGENLVGIMSSNEYLTRVNLMQAGQEGADTPVSHGKRVAVIGGGNTAMDSVRTALRLGAERAMIVYRRGEDEMPARLEEVHHAKEEGVEFLTLHNPIEYIDDGKGKVCGMRLQKMELGEPDASGRRRPVPIEGAIEEIPVDQVVVAVGVSPNPIIPHNFKGLEMSKWHTIVVNDDNSQSSIPNLFAGGDIVRGGATVILAMGDGRKGAAGIHEYLSSKEN, encoded by the coding sequence ATGGATTTAATTACAGAAAGACGTAACGAAGCATGGCGTGAGGAGCTGAGACAGACGCTCAAAACAGCTGACAGATTAAAGCTCACTCGTGTAGAGATGCCTGCTCTGGATGGGAAGTATCGTGCAACGAATCACGAAGAAGTAAGTCAGGGACTAACAGAAGAGATGGCTATGGCGGAAGCTAGGAGATGTATTGACTGCCCTAAGCCTACTTGTATGGAGGGTTGCCCTGTAAGCATACACATTCCTACTTTTGTCAAAAACATAGAGAGAGGTGAACATCTGGAGGCTGCACGAGTCATCCGTGAAACTAGTTCTCTACCTGGGGTATGCGGTCGTGTTTGCCCTCAGGAAAAGCAGTGTGAATCCAAGTGTATGTACACTATAAAGCTCAAAAAACCAGCTGTCGCTATAGGTTTCCTAGAGCGTTTCGCATCTGACTATGAGCGTGAAGCACTCACTTCAGGCAAAGCAAAAGAAGAACTTGAGATGGCTGCTCCAAATGGAATCAAAGTAGCTATAGCAGGTAGTGGCCCATCAGGACTATCATGTGCAGGGGACTTAGCTAAGTTAGGGTATGATGTAACTGTCTTCGAGGCACTTCACGAGCTAGGAGGTGTGCTTCGTTATGGAATTCCAGAATTTCGCTTACCTAATGACATCGTAGATTTTGAGATTAATAAACTCAAAGCGATGGGCATTAAGTTTGAGACAAATGTAATCGTCGGGAAGACCATTTCTCAACAAGATCTAGAGGACGAGGGCTTTAAAGCCATCTTTGTAGCAAGTGGTGCAGGGCTTCCACGCTTCATGAGCATCCCAGGAGAAAACCTCGTGGGCATCATGAGTAGTAATGAGTACCTAACCAGAGTAAACCTAATGCAGGCAGGACAGGAAGGTGCTGACACTCCAGTATCACACGGTAAGAGAGTCGCTGTTATAGGTGGTGGTAATACCGCTATGGACTCTGTCCGTACCGCGCTTCGACTCGGTGCTGAGCGTGCTATGATCGTTTATCGTCGTGGCGAAGATGAGATGCCTGCACGTCTGGAAGAGGTACATCATGCTAAAGAGGAGGGCGTAGAGTTCCTTACCCTACATAATCCTATTGAGTATATCGATGATGGTAAGGGTAAAGTATGTGGGATGCGTTTGCAAAAGATGGAATTAGGTGAACCTGATGCATCTGGACGACGCAGACCAGTACCTATCGAAGGGGCCATTGAAGAGATACCAGTTGATCAGGTCGTTGTAGCTGTAGGTGTATCACCTAATCCTATTATCCCTCATAACTTCAAGGGGCTAGAGATGAGTAAATGGCATACCATTGTGGTGAATGATGATAATAGCCAGAGTAGTATTCCAAACCTATTTGCTGGTGGAGACATCGTACGCGGAGGAGCTACGGTCATCTTAGCTATGGGTGATGGACGAAAAGGTGCGGCAGGTATTCATGAGTACCTTTCTTCGAAAGAAAACTAA
- the meaB gene encoding methylmalonyl Co-A mutase-associated GTPase MeaB: MKYDHPENCGDYKGLKVNSGVNNVPIVNPNFKPRKRREITVDEYVEGILSGNIGMLSQAVTLVESRLPRHRAKAQEVIEKCLPYSGKSIRVGITGVPGAGKSTSIDAFGMHLLKDGHKLAVLAIDPSSERTQGSILGDKTRMERLSREENAFIRPSPSAGSLGGVARKTRESIILCEAAGFDYIIVETVGVGQSETAVHSMVDFFLLIQLAGTGDELQGIKRGIMEMADGIVINKADGDNIKPAELAASHFRNALHLFPPAESGWVPEVMTYSGYYDLNIDKVWDMVGRFMAHIKDNGYFEHHRQKQAKYWMYESINEALRNSFYQNPEVQGEIKFIENEILNDRMSSFVGASKLLNIFYKSIADLEYEDE; encoded by the coding sequence ATGAAATACGATCATCCAGAAAATTGTGGAGACTATAAAGGACTAAAAGTTAACTCTGGCGTTAATAACGTGCCTATTGTTAACCCTAACTTCAAACCGCGTAAACGTCGTGAAATTACCGTAGATGAGTATGTTGAAGGGATTCTATCGGGTAACATTGGAATGCTTTCCCAAGCCGTTACCCTCGTAGAGAGTCGCTTGCCACGTCATCGTGCAAAGGCCCAAGAAGTGATAGAAAAGTGTTTGCCTTACTCAGGAAAGTCTATCCGAGTGGGTATCACGGGGGTGCCTGGTGCTGGTAAGAGTACTTCCATAGACGCCTTTGGTATGCACCTACTTAAGGATGGTCACAAATTAGCTGTACTAGCGATAGACCCATCTAGCGAGCGTACTCAGGGTAGTATCTTGGGCGATAAAACTCGTATGGAACGACTTTCAAGGGAGGAAAATGCGTTTATTCGCCCTAGTCCATCAGCTGGTTCTCTTGGTGGTGTTGCCCGTAAGACGCGCGAGAGTATTATTCTTTGCGAGGCGGCTGGATTTGACTACATCATCGTTGAGACCGTTGGGGTAGGGCAGTCCGAGACTGCAGTGCACTCTATGGTGGACTTCTTCCTATTGATTCAATTGGCTGGAACAGGGGATGAGTTGCAGGGGATTAAACGTGGTATCATGGAGATGGCTGATGGTATCGTCATCAATAAAGCAGATGGGGATAATATTAAGCCAGCTGAGCTAGCAGCCTCACACTTCCGTAATGCATTACATCTATTCCCACCAGCAGAGAGTGGTTGGGTGCCTGAAGTTATGACCTATTCGGGATATTATGATCTCAATATAGATAAGGTCTGGGATATGGTAGGACGTTTCATGGCACACATTAAGGATAATGGATACTTTGAACATCACCGTCAGAAACAGGCGAAGTACTGGATGTATGAAAGTATTAACGAGGCTCTCCGTAATTCGTTCTACCAAAATCCTGAGGTCCAGGGTGAGATTAAATTTATCGAAAATGAAATCCTTAATGATAGGATGAGTTCATTTGTAGGAGCATCGAAGTTGCTGAATATCTTTTATAAGAGTATAGCAGATTTAGAGTACGAGGATGAATAA
- the rfbC gene encoding dTDP-4-dehydrorhamnose 3,5-epimerase, with protein MKITELSLPGVKLVEGKRYDDERGFFTELFKAEELMKEGFPAFIQDNLSCSQRGVFRGMHLQKAPYAQAKLVRAVSGRVIDFALDVSPASDTFGEAVGVELVADDCRALYIPGNYAHGFVALEDDSRVLYKVDAPYMPSHEQAYHFSHPTILAMVQKFIQPDQLIISDKDLIAPQLIDG; from the coding sequence ATGAAAATTACGGAACTATCACTACCAGGCGTGAAACTGGTGGAAGGAAAAAGGTATGATGACGAGAGGGGCTTCTTCACAGAGCTATTCAAGGCTGAAGAGTTGATGAAAGAGGGGTTCCCTGCATTCATTCAAGATAATCTATCTTGTTCCCAGAGGGGTGTCTTTCGTGGAATGCATCTTCAGAAAGCCCCTTATGCTCAGGCCAAGCTAGTGCGTGCCGTTAGCGGTAGAGTCATAGACTTTGCACTTGACGTGAGCCCTGCATCTGATACATTTGGCGAAGCTGTAGGAGTAGAGCTAGTCGCTGATGATTGCAGAGCCCTTTATATTCCTGGTAATTATGCACACGGCTTTGTGGCACTAGAGGATGATAGCAGAGTCCTATATAAGGTAGATGCCCCCTATATGCCTAGTCACGAGCAAGCCTATCACTTTTCACACCCAACCATCCTAGCCATGGTACAGAAGTTCATCCAGCCTGATCAGCTAATCATCTCAGATAAAGATCTCATAGCTCCACAGCTGATTGATGGCTAA
- a CDS encoding TlpA disulfide reductase family protein, translating into MRKIFWAFVFMGLLASCANNKEIVISGTVQNLDGQTLLYYTSVGGMFDAQLGDTLQIQADSTFILRLPASEYERVRFTLWGKGHLGTLILKDGKVQVDLDGSADTGMNVSGVSESKLRVARMLSQLEKDVSAQRRGNGDLWDTIKDTVPSSVAQKLRVTAEKMELQLEGVDKELVSKARQDIRMQIFSVFLDNAFEAISDPSGFTTQEWIKEIDQMLDFVQIDHPDNSFSPAFLDVIMNLAGYRYYLKGVDLPEGIKEGPELFFYDFEHHLAGKNQEAAMAQLILRDELEEQYDPSIITLTERFYELYPNSPWRSKVDEALAKNKAINEIEIPDYIHFPDIEHVKTLKGVTDMYKGKVIFLDIWATWCGPCRASFAYVKPLQEYAKEHDVVLLYLSLDNPEDEELWRKMVAHHDLMGEHIRIQKAFETEIYTTFCHDDGLMHIPHYAILDRGGEIRYQSASSPEEMDKLITELEVAAK; encoded by the coding sequence ATGAGAAAAATATTCTGGGCATTTGTCTTTATGGGTTTATTAGCATCTTGTGCTAATAATAAGGAGATTGTAATATCTGGTACCGTACAGAACTTGGACGGGCAAACTCTTTTGTATTATACATCAGTAGGGGGCATGTTTGATGCTCAGTTGGGAGATACTTTGCAGATACAGGCAGATAGTACCTTTATCTTGAGACTTCCTGCAAGTGAGTATGAGCGTGTACGTTTTACTTTATGGGGAAAAGGGCATTTAGGTACATTGATATTGAAGGATGGCAAAGTACAAGTAGACTTGGATGGATCAGCAGATACTGGTATGAATGTCAGTGGTGTGAGTGAGAGTAAGCTTCGCGTAGCTCGTATGCTCAGTCAGTTAGAGAAGGATGTCTCTGCCCAACGAAGGGGCAACGGTGATCTATGGGATACTATTAAGGATACCGTGCCAAGTTCCGTAGCTCAGAAGCTTAGAGTTACAGCTGAAAAGATGGAGCTGCAGTTAGAAGGGGTGGATAAAGAGTTGGTCTCAAAAGCTCGCCAAGATATTCGGATGCAGATTTTTAGTGTCTTTCTAGATAATGCATTTGAGGCGATTTCAGATCCATCTGGCTTTACTACTCAAGAGTGGATTAAGGAGATTGATCAGATGTTAGACTTTGTTCAAATAGATCATCCTGATAATTCATTTTCTCCAGCCTTTTTAGATGTCATCATGAATCTGGCAGGTTATCGGTATTACCTCAAAGGGGTGGATCTCCCAGAAGGGATAAAGGAAGGTCCAGAGCTATTTTTCTATGATTTTGAACATCATCTAGCGGGGAAGAACCAAGAAGCTGCAATGGCACAATTGATATTGAGAGACGAGTTGGAAGAGCAATATGATCCAAGCATCATCACATTGACGGAGCGATTCTATGAGTTGTACCCCAATAGCCCATGGCGATCTAAGGTAGATGAAGCGTTGGCAAAAAATAAAGCGATTAATGAGATTGAGATTCCAGATTACATACATTTCCCTGATATAGAGCATGTCAAGACGTTGAAGGGGGTTACAGATATGTACAAAGGGAAAGTGATATTCCTGGATATATGGGCGACATGGTGTGGACCTTGTCGGGCATCCTTTGCCTATGTAAAGCCACTTCAAGAATATGCCAAAGAGCACGATGTGGTTCTGCTGTATCTTTCGCTTGATAATCCAGAGGATGAGGAGCTATGGAGAAAAATGGTAGCACATCATGACTTAATGGGAGAACACATTCGTATCCAGAAAGCCTTTGAAACTGAGATTTACACGACTTTCTGTCATGATGATGGTCTGATGCATATTCCACATTATGCGATCCTTGACAGAGGGGGAGAGATCCGGTATCAGTCAGCATCTTCTCCAGAAGAGATGGATAAGCTAATAACTGAATTGGAGGTGGCTGCGAAGTAG
- the ispG gene encoding (E)-4-hydroxy-3-methylbut-2-enyl-diphosphate synthase has protein sequence MEYTRRSTSPAHVDKLVIGGDAPIVIQSMTNVDTNNIEAGVAQTLRLQEAGADLVRFTAQGVKEARALGEVKMKLKEVGCDIPLVADIHFNPKAAYEAAKYVEKVRINPGNFYDPARKFINIEYSEEEYAEEVRELQASFEEFLTHCKQHHTAIRIGVNHGSLSDRIMSHYGDTPEGMVESCMEFLSVCQRTNFNDVVISIKSSNPLVMTKTVRLLVKRMESESMAYPLHLGVTEAGDGEDGRIKSAVGIGALLTEGIGDTIRVSLSEEPEYEIPVARCLVEAVHGLESSTPITLDKVVDPLRTEEKPLVIAESPEGLEHVADEERPDLYLSESNSFKFVSDLEALEMGTYELTPSEKLVVMITNNKNAALMLRALDLRMKVPYIIGMDMKGVPAHDLPTLLGFHLGGALMRGQGSGIYLRSESVQPSELNSIAFGLLQASRRRISRTEYISCPGCGRTLFDLQSTVAKVKEATNHLRGLKIGVMGCIVNGPGEMADADYGYVGAGPGRISLYKQKECIRKGIPQEEAVSQLIELIKEHGDWHEPEK, from the coding sequence ATAGAATATACTCGGCGATCCACTTCACCTGCCCATGTCGATAAGTTAGTTATCGGTGGCGATGCACCCATCGTCATTCAGTCCATGACGAATGTTGATACTAACAACATAGAGGCAGGGGTAGCCCAGACCTTACGACTACAAGAGGCTGGTGCAGACCTAGTCCGATTCACAGCCCAAGGCGTTAAGGAAGCTAGAGCTTTAGGAGAAGTCAAGATGAAGCTAAAGGAGGTAGGCTGTGATATACCACTAGTGGCAGATATACACTTTAACCCTAAAGCGGCCTACGAAGCGGCCAAATATGTAGAAAAGGTACGTATCAACCCTGGCAACTTCTACGACCCTGCCCGTAAGTTCATCAATATTGAGTACAGCGAGGAAGAGTATGCTGAAGAGGTCAGAGAGCTACAAGCCAGCTTTGAAGAGTTCCTAACACACTGCAAGCAACATCATACTGCTATAAGGATTGGTGTCAACCATGGCTCTCTCTCCGATAGGATTATGAGCCATTATGGTGATACTCCAGAGGGAATGGTGGAGAGCTGCATGGAATTTTTATCAGTATGCCAAAGAACAAATTTTAATGACGTGGTGATCTCTATCAAGAGCTCTAACCCTCTAGTGATGACCAAGACCGTACGACTATTAGTAAAGCGTATGGAGTCTGAGTCTATGGCATATCCACTGCATTTAGGAGTTACTGAAGCGGGTGACGGTGAGGATGGACGTATCAAGAGTGCCGTAGGAATTGGGGCATTATTAACTGAAGGGATTGGAGATACGATTAGAGTCTCACTAAGTGAAGAGCCAGAGTACGAGATCCCAGTAGCTCGGTGCTTAGTCGAAGCTGTGCATGGACTAGAATCATCTACACCCATCACATTGGATAAAGTCGTTGACCCTCTTCGGACAGAGGAGAAGCCATTAGTTATCGCAGAGTCACCTGAAGGGTTAGAGCACGTAGCAGATGAAGAACGACCTGACCTCTATCTCTCGGAAAGCAATTCATTCAAGTTTGTTTCCGACCTTGAAGCTTTAGAAATGGGGACATACGAATTGACTCCGTCTGAAAAGCTAGTGGTCATGATTACGAATAACAAGAATGCGGCACTGATGCTAAGAGCCTTAGACCTACGAATGAAAGTCCCTTATATCATTGGTATGGATATGAAAGGTGTACCCGCTCATGACTTACCGACGTTGCTTGGATTTCATTTAGGCGGAGCCCTCATGCGGGGACAAGGCTCTGGAATATACTTGCGATCCGAAAGTGTTCAACCTAGTGAGCTAAATAGCATTGCTTTTGGACTATTACAAGCCTCACGCAGGCGGATTTCTCGAACAGAATATATCTCATGTCCTGGCTGTGGACGTACACTATTTGACTTACAAAGCACGGTCGCCAAAGTCAAAGAAGCTACAAATCATCTTCGGGGTCTTAAGATCGGAGTCATGGGCTGTATCGTGAACGGTCCTGGTGAAATGGCTGATGCAGATTACGGCTACGTTGGAGCAGGACCTGGTAGGATTAGTCTATACAAACAAAAAGAGTGCATTCGAAAAGGAATCCCACAAGAGGAGGCCGTGAGTCAGTTGATAGAACTGATCAAAGAACATGGAGATTGGCATGAGCCAGAAAAATAA
- a CDS encoding F420-dependent NADP oxidoreductase, with protein sequence MSKLRFAMIGSGRVAHHLAPALVRSGMECVVVYSPTLSHAEELAEQVQSMAVDNLSLVTKADVDFVLLSIKDDALSDVIQAFPSDYTQPLFHTSGSTPIEVLDRVKHYGVLYPMQTFSKDRVIKIEEVPFFIETNDEVSEKLLLEITKQIGAEDVHPLSSDNRGRLHLASVFACNFTNHLYAISDQVLREIGLDFGILQPLLEETLNKALSYPPKDVQTGPALRGDKKTMDRHISLLENHPDYQELYKILSESIYRQEHK encoded by the coding sequence ATGAGTAAGTTACGCTTTGCTATGATTGGTAGTGGTAGGGTAGCACACCATCTAGCACCAGCATTAGTACGTAGTGGCATGGAGTGCGTAGTGGTTTATAGTCCTACTCTTAGCCATGCAGAAGAACTGGCAGAGCAAGTCCAAAGCATGGCTGTCGATAACCTATCGTTGGTCACTAAGGCTGATGTGGACTTCGTGCTACTCTCCATTAAGGACGATGCCTTGAGCGATGTGATACAAGCCTTCCCAAGCGATTACACACAACCTCTCTTCCATACCTCTGGGAGTACACCTATCGAGGTTCTGGACCGAGTAAAGCACTATGGCGTACTCTATCCGATGCAGACCTTCTCGAAAGATAGAGTGATTAAGATAGAGGAAGTACCATTTTTCATCGAAACAAATGACGAGGTTTCAGAAAAATTGCTCCTAGAAATTACAAAACAAATAGGAGCCGAAGATGTACATCCTCTATCTAGCGATAACCGAGGTCGGCTACATCTAGCAAGTGTTTTTGCCTGCAACTTCACCAATCACCTCTACGCCATTTCGGACCAAGTGTTACGAGAGATCGGGCTGGACTTTGGCATTTTGCAACCTTTATTAGAGGAGACACTTAATAAAGCCCTCTCATATCCTCCTAAAGATGTGCAGACTGGTCCTGCCCTAAGAGGAGATAAAAAAACGATGGATCGACATATCTCTCTGCTCGAAAATCATCCTGATTATCAAGAGCTCTATAAGATATTAAGCGAATCCATATACAGACAAGAACATAAATAA
- a CDS encoding sulfide/dihydroorotate dehydrogenase-like FAD/NAD-binding protein: MNKIIEKEFLSEKVVKFVIEAPRIAKSRRAGHFVIVRVGEKGERIPLTIADSDTTAGTITLVVQNVGRSSKKLCALEVGEYVTDVVGPLGQATNIKKYGTVVCAGGGVGVAPLFPIVQAMHKAGNRVIVVLAARTKDLIILEKEMRENSDEVIIMTDDGSYGKQGVVTVGIEDVLKRENVDLCVTIGPAIMMKFVADLTKKYDVPTYASLNTIMVDGTGMCGACRVTVDGQTKFVCVDGPEFDAHKVDFDEMLLRMNAFREQETIK, from the coding sequence ATGAATAAAATTATTGAAAAGGAGTTTCTTTCTGAAAAAGTGGTTAAATTTGTTATTGAAGCTCCACGTATTGCAAAATCCCGAAGAGCAGGGCATTTCGTTATTGTTCGTGTTGGTGAAAAAGGAGAGAGAATTCCCTTAACAATTGCTGATTCTGATACTACTGCAGGGACCATTACCTTAGTGGTACAAAATGTAGGTCGTAGTTCTAAGAAGCTTTGTGCTCTTGAGGTCGGTGAGTATGTGACTGACGTCGTAGGACCTCTAGGCCAGGCTACAAACATTAAGAAGTATGGCACAGTAGTCTGTGCAGGTGGAGGTGTAGGTGTTGCTCCACTATTTCCAATCGTTCAAGCGATGCACAAGGCTGGCAATCGTGTGATTGTTGTTTTGGCTGCTCGAACTAAAGACCTTATCATCCTTGAGAAAGAGATGAGAGAAAATTCAGACGAAGTAATCATCATGACTGATGATGGCTCGTATGGCAAGCAGGGCGTCGTTACCGTCGGTATTGAGGATGTCCTGAAAAGGGAGAATGTAGACCTATGTGTTACTATTGGTCCAGCTATCATGATGAAGTTTGTAGCTGATCTGACTAAGAAATATGACGTTCCTACCTATGCCAGCCTTAATACTATTATGGTGGACGGCACTGGGATGTGCGGTGCATGCCGAGTAACGGTAGATGGACAGACTAAGTTTGTCTGCGTTGATGGACCTGAGTTTGATGCACACAAAGTGGATTTCGATGAGATGCTACTTCGTATGAACGCATTTAGAGAACAAGAGACTATAAAATAA
- a CDS encoding nitroreductase family protein: MASHLNFLTSKRRSVRKYADHKIAPEAIQDILEAGLRAPTSKNNRSTHFILVEDKDKLQQLSECRKHGSSFLAGAALAIVVCSNAEKSARPYSDCAIAASYMQLAITDNDLGSCWCHIEDTPGAGEKSAQEYVKDLLNLPESSRVLCILGVGEVAEYGMLEPRQRNIEWERTHIETYQEHSEHE, from the coding sequence ATGGCTTCACATCTTAATTTTCTGACGTCCAAACGTCGAAGTGTACGTAAATATGCAGACCACAAAATTGCTCCCGAAGCAATTCAAGATATACTGGAGGCTGGATTAAGAGCACCAACGTCTAAAAACAATAGGAGTACCCATTTCATACTAGTGGAAGATAAGGATAAGCTTCAGCAGCTCAGCGAATGCCGTAAGCATGGTTCCTCATTCCTGGCGGGTGCAGCGTTAGCTATTGTCGTATGTAGTAACGCAGAAAAAAGTGCTCGACCATATTCCGACTGTGCTATTGCGGCCTCTTACATGCAACTAGCCATCACGGACAATGACTTGGGGTCTTGCTGGTGTCATATCGAGGATACGCCAGGAGCTGGGGAAAAGTCTGCTCAGGAGTATGTCAAGGACTTACTTAACCTCCCCGAGAGCAGTAGAGTTCTCTGCATACTTGGTGTGGGAGAAGTAGCAGAATATGGAATGCTTGAGCCTCGTCAACGCAATATTGAGTGGGAAAGGACTCACATCGAAACCTACCAAGAACACAGCGAACATGAGTAA